A single Pieris rapae chromosome 2, ilPieRapa1.1, whole genome shotgun sequence DNA region contains:
- the LOC110996460 gene encoding angiotensin-converting enzyme isoform X1, protein MSKIKTMLKIGGGAVLVAAIVAVFVVATQGRDPDLEASEQEGREYIMHLDKMAGIRKNRAALAEWAYTSNITKENEEKRIQVQLEISQQEKLAWEETKMYRWQDFQDFSLRRMFKKYSQLGVAALPNDKYKQLMFSISGMESNYATAKICAFKNESKCDLSLEPDLTEIFAKSQDPEELKYYWVEWHKAAGARARQNFTEYVQLDNEAAKLNNFDDVAEWWQSEYEVPDFEQQLAKIWENVKPLYQQLHAYVRKRLRDKYGEEVVSARGPIPAHLLGNMWAQTWNNIESFTRPYPDKKEVDITQAMQDQNYTSLKMFRMSDEFFRSLNLTAMPEKFWKNSIIEKPTDREIVCHASAWDFYDGEDFRIKQCSTIDYEYFQTTHHEMGHVQYFLQYKDQPVVFRDGANPGFHEAVGDTIALSVSSPKHLRRVGLSSGDAEDEQTEINQLYKMGIDKIVFLPFAYTLDLFRYGVFRGSTTPDDYNCHYWRLREELQGVEPPVTRTEEDFDAAAKYHVSADVEYARYYVSFIVQFQFHRALCQIAGEYVPEDLTKKLVDCDIYQSVAAGNALSNMLKMGSSRPWPDAMEALTGQRAMRADGLLEYFRPLHDWLQAENQRTGEYIGWESSKIQYCNEEQKAALKTKETKTESATES, encoded by the exons ATGTCTAAAATCAAG ACAATGTTGAAAATTGGGGGTGGTGCGGTGCTGGTGGCAGCCATCGTGGCCGTGTTTGTGGTGGCCACGCAGGGCCGCGACCCAGACCTTGAGGCTTCCGAACAGGAAGGGAGAGAGTACATCATGCATCTTGACAAGATGGCCGGCATCAGGAAGAACCGTGCTGCACTCGCGGAATGGGCTTACACATCTAATATTACTAAGGAAAACGAAGAGAAACGG ataCAAGTTCAATTGGAAATATCACAACAAGAAAAACTGGCTTGGGAAGAAACTAAGATGTACAGATGGCAAGATTTCCAAGACTTCTCCTTGCGTCGAATGTTCAAAAAGTACAGTCAACTTGGCGTAGCCGCTTTACCGAATGATAAATATAAGCAGCTTATGTTCTCCATATCAGGAATGGAATCGAACTATGCCACGGCCAAGATCTGCGCGTTTAAGAATGAATCAAAATGCGATCTATCTTTAGAACCTG ACCTAACTGAAATCTTTGCAAAAAGTCAAGATCCcgaagaattaaaatattactggGTTGAGTGGCATAAGGCAGCCGGCGCACGAGCGCGTCAAAACTTCACAGAGTACGTGCAGTTGGACAACGAAGCAGCTAAACTTAata ATTTTGATGATGTCGCGGAATGGTGGCAATCTGAATACGAAGTACCGGACTTTGAACAGCAACTAGCCAAAATATGGGAAAACGTTAAACCGCTGTACCAACAGTTACATGCCTATGTAAGGAAACGGTTGAGAGACAAGTATGGCGAAGAAGTTGTATCAGCGAGAGGTCCTATACCCGCACATCTTTTAG GTAACATGTGGGCGCAAACGTGGAACAATATTGAGTCATTTACTCGACCATAccctgataaaaaagaagtggACATAACACAAGCCATGCAAGACCAGAACTACACATCGTTAAAGATGTTCCGAATGTCCGATGAGTTCTTTAGGTCCTTAAACCTAACTGCGATGCCCGAGAAATTCTGGAAAAACTCAATAATTGAAAAGCCAACTGATAGAGAAATTGTATGCCATGCATCTGCTTGGGACTTCTATGATGGAGAGGATTTCAG GATCAAACAGTGTTCGACAATTGACTATGAGTATTTTCAAACAACACACCACGAAATGGGACACGTACAGTACTTCCTACAATATAAAGATCAACCGGTCGTTTTCCGAGACGGAGCAAACCcag GTTTCCATGAGGCGGTTGGGGACACAATTGCGCTATCTGTTTCATCACCTAAGCATTTACGTCGAGTTGGCTTATCCAGCGGTGATGCAGAAGATGAACAAACTGAAATCAATCAACTGTATAAAATG GGCATTGACAAAATAGTCTTCCTACCGTTTGCATACACATTGGACCTATTTCGATACGGTGTGTTCCGCGGTTCTACCACTCCGGATGACTACAACTGCCATTATTGGAGGCTAAGGGAGGAACTGCAAGGTGTAGAGCCTCCAGTTACCAGGACAGAAGAAGACTTTGATGCTGCTGCCAAGTACCATGTATCTGCGGATGTGGAATATGCCAG ATACTATGTATCGTTCATCGTGCAGTTCCAGTTCCATCGTGCTTTATGTCAAATCGCAGGTGAATACGTTCCAGAAGACTTAACAAAGAAACTTGTCGATTGTGACATTTACCAAAGCGTGGCCGCTGGTAATGCATTATC GAATATGCTGAAAATGGGATCATCCCGTCCATGGCCAGATGCGATGGAGGCTTTGACAGGCCAACGCGCGATGCGAGCCGACGGACTATTGGAGTACTTCCGGCCATTACACGATTGGCTGCAGGCTGAGAACCAACGGACGGGAGAGTACATTGGATGGGAGTCTAGTAAAATAC AATATTGTAATGAAGAGCAGAAAGCAGCTTTAAAAACAAAGGAGACGAAGACAGAATCTGCGACGGAGTCGTGA
- the LOC110996460 gene encoding angiotensin-converting enzyme isoform X2 → MSKIKTMLKIGGGAVLVAAIVAVFVVATQGRDPDLEASEQEGREYIMHLDKMAGIRKNRAALAEWAYTSNITKENEEKRIQVQLEISQQEKLAWEETKMYRWQDFQDFSLRRMFKKYSQLGVAALPNDKYKQLMFSISGMESNYATAKICAFKNESKCDLSLEPDLTEIFAKSQDPEELKYYWVEWHKAAGARARQNFTEYVQLDNEAAKLNNFDDVAEWWQSEYEVPDFEQQLAKIWENVKPLYQQLHAYVRKRLRDKYGEEVVSARGPIPAHLLGNMWAQTWNNIESFTRPYPDKKEVDITQAMQDQNYTSLKMFRMSDEFFRSLNLTAMPEKFWKNSIIEKPTDREIVCHASAWDFYDGEDFRIKMCTVVRKEYFKTVHHEMGHVQYYLQYKDNPNVFRAGANPGFHEAVGDTIALSVSSPKHLRRVGLSSGDAEDEQTEINQLYKMGIDKIVFLPFAYTLDLFRYGVFRGSTTPDDYNCHYWRLREELQGVEPPVTRTEEDFDAAAKYHVSADVEYARYYVSFIVQFQFHRALCQIAGEYVPEDLTKKLVDCDIYQSVAAGNALSNMLKMGSSRPWPDAMEALTGQRAMRADGLLEYFRPLHDWLQAENQRTGEYIGWESSKIQYCNEEQKAALKTKETKTESATES, encoded by the exons ATGTCTAAAATCAAG ACAATGTTGAAAATTGGGGGTGGTGCGGTGCTGGTGGCAGCCATCGTGGCCGTGTTTGTGGTGGCCACGCAGGGCCGCGACCCAGACCTTGAGGCTTCCGAACAGGAAGGGAGAGAGTACATCATGCATCTTGACAAGATGGCCGGCATCAGGAAGAACCGTGCTGCACTCGCGGAATGGGCTTACACATCTAATATTACTAAGGAAAACGAAGAGAAACGG ataCAAGTTCAATTGGAAATATCACAACAAGAAAAACTGGCTTGGGAAGAAACTAAGATGTACAGATGGCAAGATTTCCAAGACTTCTCCTTGCGTCGAATGTTCAAAAAGTACAGTCAACTTGGCGTAGCCGCTTTACCGAATGATAAATATAAGCAGCTTATGTTCTCCATATCAGGAATGGAATCGAACTATGCCACGGCCAAGATCTGCGCGTTTAAGAATGAATCAAAATGCGATCTATCTTTAGAACCTG ACCTAACTGAAATCTTTGCAAAAAGTCAAGATCCcgaagaattaaaatattactggGTTGAGTGGCATAAGGCAGCCGGCGCACGAGCGCGTCAAAACTTCACAGAGTACGTGCAGTTGGACAACGAAGCAGCTAAACTTAata ATTTTGATGATGTCGCGGAATGGTGGCAATCTGAATACGAAGTACCGGACTTTGAACAGCAACTAGCCAAAATATGGGAAAACGTTAAACCGCTGTACCAACAGTTACATGCCTATGTAAGGAAACGGTTGAGAGACAAGTATGGCGAAGAAGTTGTATCAGCGAGAGGTCCTATACCCGCACATCTTTTAG GTAACATGTGGGCGCAAACGTGGAACAATATTGAGTCATTTACTCGACCATAccctgataaaaaagaagtggACATAACACAAGCCATGCAAGACCAGAACTACACATCGTTAAAGATGTTCCGAATGTCCGATGAGTTCTTTAGGTCCTTAAACCTAACTGCGATGCCCGAGAAATTCTGGAAAAACTCAATAATTGAAAAGCCAACTGATAGAGAAATTGTATGCCATGCATCTGCTTGGGACTTCTATGATGGAGAGGATTTCAG GATCAAAATGTGTACAGTCGTGagaaaagaatattttaaaaccgtTCACCACGAAATGGGCCATGTACAATATTACTTGCAATACAAGGACAATCCGAATGTGTTCAGGGCAGGTGCTAATCCAG GTTTCCATGAGGCGGTTGGGGACACAATTGCGCTATCTGTTTCATCACCTAAGCATTTACGTCGAGTTGGCTTATCCAGCGGTGATGCAGAAGATGAACAAACTGAAATCAATCAACTGTATAAAATG GGCATTGACAAAATAGTCTTCCTACCGTTTGCATACACATTGGACCTATTTCGATACGGTGTGTTCCGCGGTTCTACCACTCCGGATGACTACAACTGCCATTATTGGAGGCTAAGGGAGGAACTGCAAGGTGTAGAGCCTCCAGTTACCAGGACAGAAGAAGACTTTGATGCTGCTGCCAAGTACCATGTATCTGCGGATGTGGAATATGCCAG ATACTATGTATCGTTCATCGTGCAGTTCCAGTTCCATCGTGCTTTATGTCAAATCGCAGGTGAATACGTTCCAGAAGACTTAACAAAGAAACTTGTCGATTGTGACATTTACCAAAGCGTGGCCGCTGGTAATGCATTATC GAATATGCTGAAAATGGGATCATCCCGTCCATGGCCAGATGCGATGGAGGCTTTGACAGGCCAACGCGCGATGCGAGCCGACGGACTATTGGAGTACTTCCGGCCATTACACGATTGGCTGCAGGCTGAGAACCAACGGACGGGAGAGTACATTGGATGGGAGTCTAGTAAAATAC AATATTGTAATGAAGAGCAGAAAGCAGCTTTAAAAACAAAGGAGACGAAGACAGAATCTGCGACGGAGTCGTGA
- the LOC110996460 gene encoding angiotensin-converting enzyme isoform X3, with protein sequence MLKIGGGAVLVAAIVAVFVVATQGRDPDLEASEQEGREYIMHLDKMAGIRKNRAALAEWAYTSNITKENEEKRIQVQLEISQQEKLAWEETKMYRWQDFQDFSLRRMFKKYSQLGVAALPNDKYKQLMFSISGMESNYATAKICAFKNESKCDLSLEPDLTEIFAKSQDPEELKYYWVEWHKAAGARARQNFTEYVQLDNEAAKLNNFDDVAEWWQSEYEVPDFEQQLAKIWENVKPLYQQLHAYVRKRLRDKYGEEVVSARGPIPAHLLGNMWAQTWNNIESFTRPYPDKKEVDITQAMQDQNYTSLKMFRMSDEFFRSLNLTAMPEKFWKNSIIEKPTDREIVCHASAWDFYDGEDFRIKQCSTIDYEYFQTTHHEMGHVQYFLQYKDQPVVFRDGANPGFHEAVGDTIALSVSSPKHLRRVGLSSGDAEDEQTEINQLYKMGIDKIVFLPFAYTLDLFRYGVFRGSTTPDDYNCHYWRLREELQGVEPPVTRTEEDFDAAAKYHVSADVEYARYYVSFIVQFQFHRALCQIAGEYVPEDLTKKLVDCDIYQSVAAGNALSNMLKMGSSRPWPDAMEALTGQRAMRADGLLEYFRPLHDWLQAENQRTGEYIGWESSKIQYCNEEQKAALKTKETKTESATES encoded by the exons ATGTTGAAAATTGGGGGTGGTGCGGTGCTGGTGGCAGCCATCGTGGCCGTGTTTGTGGTGGCCACGCAGGGCCGCGACCCAGACCTTGAGGCTTCCGAACAGGAAGGGAGAGAGTACATCATGCATCTTGACAAGATGGCCGGCATCAGGAAGAACCGTGCTGCACTCGCGGAATGGGCTTACACATCTAATATTACTAAGGAAAACGAAGAGAAACGG ataCAAGTTCAATTGGAAATATCACAACAAGAAAAACTGGCTTGGGAAGAAACTAAGATGTACAGATGGCAAGATTTCCAAGACTTCTCCTTGCGTCGAATGTTCAAAAAGTACAGTCAACTTGGCGTAGCCGCTTTACCGAATGATAAATATAAGCAGCTTATGTTCTCCATATCAGGAATGGAATCGAACTATGCCACGGCCAAGATCTGCGCGTTTAAGAATGAATCAAAATGCGATCTATCTTTAGAACCTG ACCTAACTGAAATCTTTGCAAAAAGTCAAGATCCcgaagaattaaaatattactggGTTGAGTGGCATAAGGCAGCCGGCGCACGAGCGCGTCAAAACTTCACAGAGTACGTGCAGTTGGACAACGAAGCAGCTAAACTTAata ATTTTGATGATGTCGCGGAATGGTGGCAATCTGAATACGAAGTACCGGACTTTGAACAGCAACTAGCCAAAATATGGGAAAACGTTAAACCGCTGTACCAACAGTTACATGCCTATGTAAGGAAACGGTTGAGAGACAAGTATGGCGAAGAAGTTGTATCAGCGAGAGGTCCTATACCCGCACATCTTTTAG GTAACATGTGGGCGCAAACGTGGAACAATATTGAGTCATTTACTCGACCATAccctgataaaaaagaagtggACATAACACAAGCCATGCAAGACCAGAACTACACATCGTTAAAGATGTTCCGAATGTCCGATGAGTTCTTTAGGTCCTTAAACCTAACTGCGATGCCCGAGAAATTCTGGAAAAACTCAATAATTGAAAAGCCAACTGATAGAGAAATTGTATGCCATGCATCTGCTTGGGACTTCTATGATGGAGAGGATTTCAG GATCAAACAGTGTTCGACAATTGACTATGAGTATTTTCAAACAACACACCACGAAATGGGACACGTACAGTACTTCCTACAATATAAAGATCAACCGGTCGTTTTCCGAGACGGAGCAAACCcag GTTTCCATGAGGCGGTTGGGGACACAATTGCGCTATCTGTTTCATCACCTAAGCATTTACGTCGAGTTGGCTTATCCAGCGGTGATGCAGAAGATGAACAAACTGAAATCAATCAACTGTATAAAATG GGCATTGACAAAATAGTCTTCCTACCGTTTGCATACACATTGGACCTATTTCGATACGGTGTGTTCCGCGGTTCTACCACTCCGGATGACTACAACTGCCATTATTGGAGGCTAAGGGAGGAACTGCAAGGTGTAGAGCCTCCAGTTACCAGGACAGAAGAAGACTTTGATGCTGCTGCCAAGTACCATGTATCTGCGGATGTGGAATATGCCAG ATACTATGTATCGTTCATCGTGCAGTTCCAGTTCCATCGTGCTTTATGTCAAATCGCAGGTGAATACGTTCCAGAAGACTTAACAAAGAAACTTGTCGATTGTGACATTTACCAAAGCGTGGCCGCTGGTAATGCATTATC GAATATGCTGAAAATGGGATCATCCCGTCCATGGCCAGATGCGATGGAGGCTTTGACAGGCCAACGCGCGATGCGAGCCGACGGACTATTGGAGTACTTCCGGCCATTACACGATTGGCTGCAGGCTGAGAACCAACGGACGGGAGAGTACATTGGATGGGAGTCTAGTAAAATAC AATATTGTAATGAAGAGCAGAAAGCAGCTTTAAAAACAAAGGAGACGAAGACAGAATCTGCGACGGAGTCGTGA